The Triticum dicoccoides isolate Atlit2015 ecotype Zavitan chromosome 6A, WEW_v2.0, whole genome shotgun sequence genome has a window encoding:
- the LOC119317576 gene encoding uncharacterized protein LOC119317576, with protein sequence MLAADSNTGHNRQSTRPKSGYEPSDTETEWHDSPWNDAILKSQRTRLPKDPARDPQVGARRQNTSPNRVRDYPDEKTSSLRNNRTPPMVTEQRSHTSPYAGGNNESRKKSSRTPPRFRPSMEKFSRSSIKERISRSRSISTPKLRPHEKEHPSRVPAFRGTPVSTQVERDSIDVMKGGSHAENCSPEINELGANSKGPSSKHNEYTCTSTESAGDIFFSRDCRAPLAKTLVKNNSIDKSFTSDSNVDDADVTQANSNNLGRTSQFVSVRTGFSRTTNTSHANGRHSQVSSGTTLSRRLNSDRFSGDSGKFSDFTEKLVGGVMKFTSSRQKTQNDAWFPCAIGKSCRKPEPASHKKNDDSESTFIRKALVVEKIRLFWADKYRPRTLSGFTCHREQVQQLKQLVSPEFCPHIILKGPPGSGKRSLCRAVLTEIFGDSSLNVSHYLKSCNAQGPASAPIFVPLSSSDHHVELNMRTQSKHARYALTALANEMSNKHKITEIAATKNFKVIVLYDVDKVSENNQRLIKWIIDSSSDACKIIMTCQDGPNLLDSITSRCKLISISVPNTREVVEVLTHISKRESFDLPASLAYTIATRSAHNMREAILALEACRANSYPFVDGQAIPLGWDGVLEELAAEILEDPSPKRLFLVRGKLQKLLVESVPPKLVLQKLVELFLKGIHANIKRDVYYWHAYYDKRLPAGASALLKLEEFIAKFMSIHRKSLAADS encoded by the exons ATGCTAGCTGCAGATAGCAATACAGGGCACAATAGGCAATCGACACGCCCCAAAAGTGGCTATGAACCTTCGGATACAGAAACTGAGTGGCATGATAGCCCTTGGAATGATGCAATATTGAAATCACAGCGGACTCGGTTGCCTAAAGATCCTGCTAGGGACCCCCAAGTTGGTGCTAGAAGGCAAAACACATCTCCGAACCGTGTAAGAGATTATCCTGACGAGAAAACTTCAAGCTTGAGGAATAATCGTACTCCTCCCATGGTCACCGAACAGAGGAGCCATACTTCCCCATATGCTGGTGGAAACAATGAATCACGCAAGAAGAGCAGCCGGACACCTCCCAGATTTCGGCCTTCTATGGAAAAATTTAGTCGATCGTCGATCAAGGAGAGGATATCCCGTAGCCGGTCAATTTCTACACCGAAACTACGACCTCATGAGAAGGAGCATCCTTCTAGAGTTCCTGCATTCCGTGGCACTCCTGTCTCAACACAGGTAGAAAGAGACTCAATTGATGTTATGAAAGGTGGTTCACATGCAGAAAATTGTTCCCCAGAGATCAATGAGTTGGGTGCAAATAGCAAGGGGCCTAGTTCCAAACATAATGAGTATACATGTACAAGCACAGAGTCTGCAGGTGACATCTTCTTCTCCCGTGACTGTAGGGCCCCGCTTGCGAAAACATTAGTAAAGAATAACAGTATTGACAAATCCTTCACCTCTGATTCAAACGTCGATGATGCTGATGTTACTCAAGCAAATAGCAATAATTTGGGCCGGACATCACAGTTTGTTTCAGTTAGGACTGGTTTTTCACGAACTACAAACACCAGCCATGCTAATGGTCGGCACTCACAAGTTAGCAGTGGCACCACTTTGAGTAGGCGGTTAAACAGTGATCGGTTTAGTGGGGATAGTGGAAAGTTCAGTGATTTCACTGAGAAACTAGTTGGAGGCGTCATGAAATTCACCTCTAGCAGGCAGAAGACCCAAAATGATGCTTGGTTTCCATGTGCGATTGGAAAGTCGTGCCGTAAACCAGAACCAGCGAGCCACAAAAAAAATGATGATTCTGAATCAACTTTTATTCGGAAGGCACTTGTTGTGGAGAAGATTAGACTTTTCTGGGCTGATAAATATCGTCCACGGACTTTGAGTGGATTTACTTGTCACAGGGAGCAAGTTCAACAGCTTAAACAATTG GTTTCCCCTGAGTTTTGTCCTCATATCATTCTCAAAGGGCCTCCAGGATCAGGAAAGAGATCATTATGCAGAGCAGTACTCACTGAGATCTTTGGTGATTCCTCTCTGAAT GTATCTCACTATTTGAAGAGTTGCAATGCCCAG GGACCTGCATCTGCGCCCATTTTTGTCCCATTATCATCAAGTGATCACCACGTTGAACTCAATATGAGGACTCAATCCAAGCATGCTAGATATGCTTTGACAGCTCTGGCAAATGAAATGTCAAATAAGCATAAAATTACTGAGATAGCTGCAACCAAGAACTTCAAAG TTATTGTTCTCTATGATGTTGACAAAGTTAGTGAGAACAATCAGCGGTTGATAAAATGGATAATTGATTCCTCCTCTGATGCATGCAAAATAATAATGACTTGCCAAGATGGGCCCAATCTTCTTGATTCTATTACAAGCCGTTGCAAGCTTATTAGCATTAGTGTGCCAAATACACGTGAG GTTGTGGAGGTTCTCACTCACATATCAAAAAGGGAGAGTTTCGATCTCCCCGCAAGTTTGGCTTACACCATTGCGACTCGATCCGCGCACAACATGAGGGAGGCGATATTGGCTCTGGAGGCATGCAGAGCTAACAG CTACCCCTTCGTGGATGGACAAGCTATACCGCTAGGATGGGATGGTGTTCTTGAGGAACTCGCAGCAGAAATTTTAGAAGATCCTTCTCCCAAAAG GTTATTTTTGGTACGAGGCAAGCTCCAAAAACTTTTGGTTGAATCCGTGCCTCCTAAACTTGTTCTCCAG aAACTCGTAGAGCTGTTCCTGAAGGGAATACATGCTAACATAAAGAGGGATGTTTATTACTGGCACGCCTACTAC GATAAGAGGTTGCCGGCTGGTGCCAGTGCACTGCTGAAACTGGAAG AATTTATCGCCAAGTTCATGAGCATCCACCGGAAGAGCTTGGCAGCCGATTCATGA
- the LOC119317578 gene encoding uncharacterized protein LOC119317578: MGRARRGTAAKGKRRPRTAAKAAAVAGDGHEETKDGPEKAAGGGGGFFCCYLLRSLCPRSKSRTYIGFTVNPRRRIRQHNGELRCGAWRTKRGRPWEMMLCIYGFPTNVAALQFEWAWQHPTESLAVRKAAAEFKSLGGIGNKVKLAYTMLNLPSWENLNLTVNFFSTKNTKFTAGCPPLPCHMKTVVSPMEDLPCYVEGLSSEDDIMEPREDEEERDAAVGGDTSDHGLQTMDLGTRIVGGESDTDEFFAPMDRSEVFASRISESSAARPEEEETRSADCDVEYTIDDFGESDTDEFFAPMEGSEVCGSRISESSGAQPVEEETRIADSDVEYYPTDDFSYMEWGGIHETSELHVSRTPPRCSSSSCSDDVAGRSVNCVTGEASPVLKAGSDDGNLFFHEIDVVDLVTPVARYARDCSKVASICPKIIDLTNSPIVIEL; the protein is encoded by the exons atgggcAGGGCAAGAAGGGGAACGGCGGCCAAGGGCAAGAGGAGGCCGCGTACTGCGGCGAAGGCGGCAGCCGTGGCGGGCGACGGACACGAGGAAACCAAAGATGGACCTGAGAAAGCCGCCGGCGGCGGGGGTGGCTTCTTCTGCTGCTACCTCCTCCGGTCGCTCTGCCCGCGCAGCAAGAGCCGCACCTACATCGG GTTCACGGTGAAcccgcggcggcggatccggcagcACAACGGCGAGCTCCGATGTGGCGCCTGGCGGACCAAGCGCGGCCGCCCCTGGGAGATGATGCTCTGCATCTACggcttccccaccaacgtcgccgCCCTCCAG TTCGAGTGGGCGTGGCAGCACCCTACCGAGTCGCTGGCCGTTCGCAAGGCCGCCGCCGAATTCAAGTCGCTCGGCGGCATCGGCAACAAGGTCAAGCTCGCCTACACCATGCTCAACCTCCCTTCATGGGAGAA CTTGAATCTCACGGTGAACTTCTTCTCCACCAAGAATACCAAGTTCACCGCGGGCTGCCCGCCCCTCCCCTGCCACATGAAGACTGTCGTTAGCCCGATGGAGGATCTCCCGTGCTACGTCGAGGGCCTTTCGTCCGAGGATGATATTATGGAGCCTAGAGAGGATGAAGAAGAACGAGATGCGGCTGTTGGCGGTGACACTTCTGATCATGGTTTGCAGACAATGGATTTGGGAACCCGAATTGTAGGTGGTGAATCAGACACTGATGAGTTTTTTGCTCCAATGGATCGGAGTGAGGTCTTTGCATCAAGAATTTCAGAATCCTCTGCAGCCCGGCCAGAGGAAGAAGAAACCAGAAGTGCTGACTGTGATGTTGAATATACCATTGATGACTTCGGTGAATCAGACACTGATGAGTTTTTTGCTCCGATGGAAGGGAGTGAGGTCTGTGGATCAAGAATTTCAGAATCCTCTGGGGCCCAACCAGTGGAAGAAGAAACCAGAATTGCTGACTCTGATGTTGAATATTATCCCACTGATGACTTCAGTTACATGGAATGGGGCGGAATTCACGAGACATCGGAATTGCACGTGTCTAGAACACCACCTCGATGTTCCTCGAGCTCGTGCAGCGATGATGTTGCCGGAAGATCAGTAAACTGTGTGACAGGGGAAGCATCTCCAGTGTTGAAGGCAGGTTCAGACGATGGTAATCTTTTCTTCCATGAAATTGATGTGGTAGACTTGGTTACACCAGTCGCCCGGTATGCTAGAGATTGCAGCAAAGTGGCCAGCATTTGCCCCAAGATTATTGATCTGACAAATTCCCCTATTGTCATTGAGTTGTAA
- the LOC119317579 gene encoding probable pinoresinol-lariciresinol reductase 3 has product MSEEAARSRVLVVGATGRLGGSLVRASLAAGHPTFALIRPHHFALHDSAPLKPLAAAGATILKGSLDDYPSLLEAVRQVDVVICAVPTKHALEQKPLIRAIKEAGCVKRFIPAEFGVDHTKVQICDMDHGFYEKKAEIRRLIESEDIPHTYIYCNFLMRYLLPSLVQPGLDAPPRDEVTIFGGGDTKGIFVEEGDVAKFTVCTIEDPRTLNMTLYLRPPGNIYSLNELVSLWETKINKCLKKIHITEEQLLKNIQNAPFPLKMDLIFIYSAFVKGDHTYFEIDSRSEGTQLYPDVKYTTVSEYLDTLV; this is encoded by the exons ATGTCAGAGGAGGCGGCGAGGAGCAGGGTCCTGGTGGTCGGCGCCACCGGCCGCCTCGGGGGAAGCCTCGTGCGCGCGAGCCTCGCCGCCGGCCACCCCACCTTCGCGCTCATTCGCCCGCACCACTTCGCCCTCCACGACTCCGCCCCCCTCAAGCCGCTCGCCGCGGCCGGCGCCACCATCCTCAAG GGGTCGCTGGACGATTACCCGAGCTTGCTGGAGGCCGTGCGGCAGGTGGACGTGGTCATCTGCGCGGTGCCCACGAAGCATGCGCTCGAGCAGAAGCCTCTGATTCGGGCTATAAAGGAAGCTGGGTGCGTGAAG AGATTTATTCCGGCGGAATTTGGAGTTGATCACACAAAGGTGCAGATTTGTGACATGGACCATGGCTTCTATGAGAAGAAAGCTGAAATCCGCCGTTTAATAGAGAGCGAGGATATTCCTCACACGTACATCTATTGCAACTTCCTGATGCGCTATTTGCTTCCTTCGCTAGTGCAGCCGGGTCTAGATGCCCCTCCAAGAGATGAAGTTACGATATTTGGTGGAGGAGATACTAAAG GTATCTTCGTTGAAGAGGGTGATGTGGCTAAATTTACAGTGTGTACCATAGAGGACCCCAGAACATTAAACATGACATTGTATTTGAGACCTCCGGGAAATATCTACTCACTGAATGAATTGGTTAGCCTCTGGGAGACAAAAATCAACAAATGCCTAAAGAAGATACATATAACTGAAGAGCAACTCCTTAAAAACATTCAGA ATGCACCGTTTCCTCTGAAAATGGATTTGATATTTATATATTCAGCTTTTGTTAAGGGTGATCACACGTATTTTGAAATTGACTCGAGAAGTGAAGGAACTCAACTGTATCCTGATGTAAAGTATACCACAGTTAGCGAGTACTTGGATACACTAGTTTAG